The region AAAGCTGATGCCGCCGAGCGCGTCCACCCGGGTCACATTCCGCATGAACGCTCCTCTCAGCAGTCCCCATTTTCCTTCGGGCCGTTTGTACACCTTGAAGCTTTTGCGGATATCTCTTAGTCTGATTTGCATGTCAGTCGCCTCCTTCGTGCAGAAGATCATATCATCAGGGGAGGAGAGGGGGACAGCTGCGTCGGACGCCTTCTTGATCCTTGCTGCCCGGCTAACAGTGGGAGAATCATTTATTTTCTTCATTTTCCATAAAAATGCTTGTTATGTTGACATTTCTGTGCTATATTAATTTTATAGTTAACGCAAGGAAAACGTATGTTTTTTTGTATATGTACTGTAAAATAAACTTCTCATACCGGTGATGAAATCACCGGTATTTTTGCGTTTTCGCCCTAATTAGGCGGCCTTGCCATGAATGCAAAGAAAGGTGCCCTGGAATTCCAGGGCACCTTTTCGATGGGATGCGGGCAGAATGTATGCGGAAAACCGAACACAATAGGCTAGGCGTCGGCACATGGTCCAAATGTATGCGGAAAACCGAATACATTCTTAGGTGCGGCATAAAATATCGGGTGGTTCACCCGATAGGCTAATTTTGCTCTAAACGGCCAGACTATGTCAGCGGATGTGTCCGCTCATATTCCCAGATGCTCTGGCTGCTCTCCGCATCATAGATTTCTCCGGTACGAATGAATCCGTGCTTCTCATAGAAGTGATGATTGCGGACGGCCCACGAGGGTGTATCCAGCGTCCAGCGCTTGGCAGCAGGGTACTGTACAAATAAGAAATGCAAAGCCTCATGTCCGAAGCCTTGATTCTGGCAGAGCGGATCGATAAAGATGCGGCCCAGATGACATTCCTCTTCTGAAGAAGAAGGGAAAATTATCATCCCGCCGACAATTTCACCATCTTTCAGGAGCTTGTAATAATGGCTCTGCTGCATTTGCCCGATCTGCCAAGACACCGAATCATAGCCTGGAGGGCCATCCTCTTCTTTATCCTGATAACGGCGGGCATCATCGTCGAAGGTTCTTTTTTGTACATCCGCCAACATGGCCGCATCTTGTGGCCGGGCGAGTTCAAAGGTCAGCATTGAAATTTCCTCCTCTGTTTACAATAGTGTGTAACACCATCATAAACAGATTCTGGAAAAGCCGCCGTTAGATTAGTTACCTTCTCCGATCTTCTTCCCGATCCAGTCCTCGTAGGATTTGACCACCGCGGACAGGTCCTCGTCGCCATAGCCGTGGTTGAAGCCTGCCTGGAACATGCTCTTGGCTACGCCGAGCATAGGGGAAGGGACGCCGGTGGAATCACTGAGCGAGGATGCCAGCTTGAGATCCTTAAGCATCAGGGCGAGTGAGAATTGGTTGCTGAAGTCGCCATCAATGATCTTCTGGCCCTTCAGCTCGGCCTGCTTGCTGCCGGCCGAACCATTCTTCACCAGCTCCAGGAACTTGTCTGCGGGCACCCCGGACTTCACAGCGATGGAGAAGCCCTCGGCGAGCGCGACATTGTGAATGCCGACCATGGCATTGTGAGCCAGCTTGGCTACAGCGCCGCTGCCGTTAGCGCCCATATGAAGCAGCAGGCGGCCCATGGAGTCGAAGAGATCCCGGTGCTTCTCAATCACTTCGGCATGTCCGCCGACCATGAAGACCAGTGTGCCGTCGATAGCTGCCGGCTTGCTGCCGGTTACAGGGGCATCAAGGAAGCTGCCGCCCCGCGCTTCAACTTCAGCGGCGATCTCTTTTGCAAGGCCGGGGGAGATGGTGCTGGAATCAACCACAGTTGTTCCCGGCTGAAGGGTAGCGAGAATACCATCGTCACCGTAGAAGACTTCACGGATCGAATCATCGTTGCTGATCATGGTGATAATAACATCCTTGCCTTCCGCTGCTGCCTGCGGTGTGGCGGCTGTTTTCGCGCCTTCCTGTTCCAGAGGTTTGCATTTCGCTGCTGTACGGTTGTACACCGTAACCTCAAAGCCGCTTCGCAGCAGGTTCGACGCCATAGGTGCTCCCATTGTTCCGAGTCCGATAAAGCCGATGTGCTTCATTTCAATTCCACCTTTGCTCTCCTGAGATCATATTATAGAAACTAAGTTTGCCTTCATTCTATCAGAAGGTTACAGCATGTTCCACAGAACAGGTATGCTTGTCTGCTTGGTAACCGCTTTCAGTGTTTTTTTCATAAACAGGGTTCGGAAAGCCGGGGATATGCCTTAAGACCTTGCCAGTCAAGGCAAATTAAAGTATTCTAGATTATAATGTTGCAACACACGGTGTCAAATCTAAAGAGATAAACAGGAGGCTACCATTACCGATGTCCAAGAAGATTAATTTTGACTACACCAAAGCCCTTTCCTTCTTCAGCCAGACCGAGATCGACTACTTCGCCGCTCCGGTGAAGCTGGCCCACGAACAATTGCATAACAAGAGCGGAGCCGGCTCCGATTACCTGGGCTGGATCGATCTCCCTACAGCGTATGACAAGGAAGAATTCGCCCGCATTCAGCAGGCGGCCAAGAAGATCCAGAGTGATTCCGAAGTATTGATCGTGATCGGGATCGGCGGCTCTTATCTGGGAGCACGCGCAGCTATTGAGGCGCTGTCGCATTCTTTCTACAATAACCTGTCCAAGGACAAGCGCAAGACACCGGAGGTTTATTTTGCCGGTAATAACATCAGCTCTACCTATATCACGCATCTGCTTGACCTGGTAGAAGGCAAAGACTTCTCCGTGAACGTAATCTCCAAATCCGGTACAACTACCGAGCCTGCCATTGCCTTCCGTATCTTCCGTGCAGCACTGGAGAAGAAATACGGCAAGGAAGAAGCACGCAAACGGATCTACGCTACAACAGACAAGGAGAAAGGCGCACTCAAGAAGCTGGCTAACGAAGAAGGCTATGAGTCGTTCATTATCCCGGATGATGTAGGCGGACGTTACTCCGTATTGACACCGGTAGGCCTTCTGCCTATCGCCGTAGCGGGAATTAACATTGAAGAAATGATGCAGGGGGCCGCAGCCGCAGCCGATGAGTTCAACAATCCCGATGTGGCTACGAACCAGAGCTATCAATATGCTGCAGTACGTAACGCGCTCTACCGCAAAGGCAAGACGACAGAAATCCTCGTGAACTACGAGCCGTCCCTGCACTTTGTCTCTGAATGGTGGAAGCAGCTGTACGGCGAAAGCGAAGGTAAGGACTTCAAGGGAATCTATCCGTCCTCGGTGGACTTCTCGACGGACCTGCACTCCATGGGCCAATTCATTCAGGAGGGTAACCGCAACATCTTCGAGACGGTTATTCAAGTGGAGAAGGTACAGCACCATGTAACGATCGAGAATGATCCGGACGATCTGGACGGCCTTAACTTCCTGACCGGCCAGACGATGGACTTCGTGAATAAGAAGGCGTTCCAGGGAACTATGCTCGCGCATACCGACGGACAGGTGCCGAACCTGATCGTTACGATTCCTGACCAGACGCCTTATACTTTCGGCTATCTGGTGTACTTCTTCGAGAAGGCTTGCGGGATCAGCGGATACCTGCTGGGTGTGAATCCGTTCGACCAGCCGGGTGTTGAAGCCTACAAGAAGAACATGTTCGCACTGCTGGGCAAACCAGGCTACGAGAAAGAAAAGGCAGAGCTGGAAGCCAGACTTACCGAATAGTCCCACTCTAGCCGCAGATCATTCATAGTAAGATAAGTCATCAGGGAGCAGTCCATAGGTAACCACTACCAGGGCTGCTCCTAATATATATCAAGTCATCACATGTAGAGTAAGGAATGGACAACAATGCTGGAACAATACCGGACGGTGCGTACCCCCGGCTCGCTGGAGGTCGTAATCCGTAAATCACGCTTCATCGGGCATGTTATGCCGGTGGAGAACGAGGAAGAAGCTGTGCAATTTATCGATTCGATCAAGAAGCAGCACTGGAATGCTACGCATAACTGCTCTGCTTATATGATCGGGGAGAGGGATGAGATCCAGAGACAGTCGGATGACGGGGAACCGAGTGGAACGGCCGGGAAACCGATTTTGGAAGTAATCCGCAGCCAACAGGTGAAGAATGTCGCTATTGTAGTTACCCGTTATTTCGGAGGCATTATGCTGGGTGCAGGCGGGCTGATCCGGGCCTATACCGATGGCGCTGTACTGGCGCTTGAGGCCGGAGAGGTCATTACACGTGTGCTGAGACGGGAGGTATTCGTGGAAATCGAGTACACTTGGCTGGGCAAGGTGGAGAATGCACTGCGGAGCCGGAATATCCAGACCGGAGAAACTTTGTTTACGGATAAAGTTACACTGCTGTGTCTTCCGCGCAATGATGAAGGTGACGCATTTATCGCATGGATAACCGATCTTACGGAGGGGCAATCCCTCGTTACGGAAGGGCGGCGGCTTTACTACAGCGAAGGGGAATAGATTATGGCAAGAAGAGCAGTGGAACAGGAGTTGTCGAGAGAAAGAATTCTGGAGGCGGCGAGGCATCTTTTCATCACCAAAGGGTACCGTGCCATTTCGATGCGCAGCATTGGCCAGCACCTGGGTTACAGCCACGGCTCCCTGTATTACCATTTCAAAGAGAAGGCCGAACTTTTCTACGCCATTGTAGTTGAGGATTTCAATCATGTGGCTTCGCTGCTGAATGAGGCTATGACCACTCCGCCTGAAGAGGGAATGACCCGGGTGGAGCAGCTGATTATGGAGTTCATCCGGTTCGGGCTGGATCATCCGTATCAGTATGAGATCATGTTCATGATCCGCGACGAAGAGCTGCTGGCGTATTGCCGGGCAGAGCAGGGCCGGTGTTTCGAGTTATTCGCAAGTATTGTCCGCCGTCATATGAAGGAAGAGGGATATGTATCGGAGGACTGGCAGAAGGTGCCGCTGACCTTATTCTTATCTGCTCACGGATTCATTTCGTATTATATTCAGGATAAAGTGTTGTTCGAAGATGTGAAGCAAGCTGCCCTGACACATGTCAAGGTATTAAGCCGCAGTTTATAATAAGCTGTTTTTTTTAACAGCTCGTACTTTAGAGCGTTGCATTGGTATAACTTTGCATGGTGAAAGTGTTTCAGGAACTATAAATTGTATAGAGAGCAGCTTCGCGGTTCATGCGTTGCTGCTCTTCTACAAGGGCAGGCAGTGCTAGCCTTCCATAATTTTGAGGTGACACTGGCGTTGCCTTGGACCGTCGAACTCGCAAAAATAGATGCCCTGCCAGCGGCCCAGCAGCACAGCCCCTTCATGAATTATAAGAGTCTGCGAAGGACCGGCCGTAATGGACTTCAGGTGGGAAGCCGTATTGCCCTCCGCATGGCGGTATTTGGGATGCTCCCAAGGATAGACCTCATCCAGACGCATCAACACATCACGCTTCACATCAGGATCGGCGTTCTCATTAATCGCAATCCCTGCGGTGGTGTGCGGGCAATAGACAATCAGCAGTCCGTTAAGTACCCCGCTATTCTTCACATAAGCCTGAACCTCGCGGGTAATATCCCGCATTTCATCCCGTTTGCTGGTGGTGATCTCCATAGTATGCAGCATCATGAACAGCCCCTCTCTGATTTGAATGCAACAAGTGCTACTTATACTTTAACCCAAAAACTAACAAAGTAATTGACGGCAGCAAGCGGTATTTGGTAAAGTAGGGATAACTTTAAACCAAGTATATTAATAGGAATAATCAAACCTTAAAGTCGAGTATACCGACCGGTTATCCGGAGGTGGGAGGTTGACCATTGAATTCGCTGATCAGGCACAAGGGCTGGACCTGGGGATTTAGATCAACGGTTGTACTGTATTTTGTCATACTGATTGTGCTGCCGATCCTTGGGGTCTATTACAATTCATTCTCATCCGGGCTCGGAAGCTTCACTGAAAGTGTAAGCGATCCAATTGCCTGGAAGTCGGTCCTGTTAACACTCAAGCTGGCGGTCATTGCGGCTCTTACGAATGTGCTGCTGGGCACGATGATCGCCTGGGTCCTTATCCGTTATAAGTTCCGGGGCAGGGCGCTGCTGAACAGCCTTGTCGATCTCCCGTTTGCTCTGCCTACTGCGGTTGGCGGACTGATGATTCTGCTGCTGCTGGGTCCGGGAAGCCTGATCGGGGGCCTTGCGGAATCCCTGGGCTTCACGATTGTTTTCCACCAGCCTGCCATTGTAATTGCCATGGTATTCGTCACATTCCCCTTTGTCATCCGGGCAGTACAGCCGCTGCTGGAGGAGCTGGATGCTTCGGAAGAAGAGGCAGCCTATACGATGGGAGCAAAGCCAAGCCGGGTCTTCTTTCAGATCATTCTTCCGTCAATGGCACCTGGCATGATCGGCGGCGGGATGCTGGCCTTCTCGCGGGCGCTCGCTGAATTCGGTGCGGTTGTCCTCGTGGCAGGCAATATTCCGGGGCGCACGCTGGTGTCTTCTGTTTATATTTTCGGAGAGGTCGAAAGTGATAATCCGGCGGGAGCCGCCGCGGTGTCGATTATTCTGTTGACCTTATCCTTCCTGATTCTCTGGCTGATCAGCCTTATGCAGATGCGGGGGAGAAGATCATGAGAAGATTGTGGATTGGACTGACCTATCTCGTGTTCTTCATTCTAATCGCAGCTCCGCTTGGCAGGATGACAATGGGGGCCTTCAGCGAAGGCTGGAGCGGCTTCTGGAACGCCCTGACCCGGCCCGAGGCGCTGCATGCGCTGCTGATGACCGGATACGTTGTGGGGGTAGTGACGCTGCTGAATACGCTGTTTGGCATTATGACGGCCCTGTATCTGGTGCGGGCGAACTGGCTGGGGAGGCGTCTCAAAAGCCTGCTGAACAGTATCGTGGATCTGCCTTATGCGGTATCGCCGGTTATCGGCGGGCTGATGATCGTTCTGCTGCTCGGACCAGACAGTGCGCTGGGTGCGTTGTTTGAACAAATCGGAGTGAAGATTGTGTATGCTTTTCCGGGAATGGTGATTGCTACGCTGTTCGTTACGTTCCCGCTGATGGTGCGCGAGGTGATGCCGGTGCTGCAAGAGATCGGCTCCCAGCAGGAGGAGGCTGCGTCTACACTTGGCGCCTATGGCTGGACGACCTTCTGGAAGGTGACCTGGCCGTCTATCCGCTGGGCGGTTATCTATGGAGTGATTCTGACGGTGGCCCGCTCGCTGGGAGAGTTCGGTGCGGTGCTTGTCGTCTCAGGTAATATTATGAACCGGACCCAGACGGCTACCACACTGGTCTATCAGGATGTCGAGAATTTCAATGTTACGGCTGCGGGCGGGATAGCACTGGTGCTGGCCGCATTCTCCGCAGGACTGCTGCTGCTTATGGAATGGAGCAAGAGAAGAAAGGGAGGGCACTGATTATGCATGTAGAGGTCCGGGGACTCGATAAGCATTTTGGCGATTTTCATGCGGTGAAGGATGTCCATTTCGGCATTACCAAAGGCCATCTGATCGGGCTGCTCGGCCCAAGCGGCGGCGGCAAAACCTCGATCCTGCGGATGCTTGCAGGACTTGAGACGCCGGACAGCGGCGAGATTATTTTCCACGGCCGGGCGGTGAACCATCTTCCGCCGCAGGAGCGTGAGATCGGCTTTGTCTTCCAGAATTATGCGCTGTTCAAGCATATGACGGTGTTCGAGAATATCGCCTTTGGCCTGAAAGTCAAGAAAGCCAGTAAGTCTGTCATCCGTGACCGTGTCACCGAGCTGGTGGAACTGACTGGACTGAAGGGCTTCGAGAACCGGTATCCGCATCAGCTGTCCGGGGGGCAGCGCCAGCGGGTGGCTTTTGCCCGGGCGCTGGCCCCTGAGCCGCAGCTGCTGCTGCTGGATGAGCCGTTCGCCGCGATTGATGCGAAGATCCGCCAGGAGCTGCGTTCCTGGCTGCGGGAGCTGATCGAACGTGTCGGGATCACCTCCATCTTCGTTACCCACGATCAGGATGAGGCGATTGAAGTGGCGGATGAGATTATGATCATTAATCAGGGGCGGCTGGAGCAGAAGGGTACGCCTTGGGATATCTATAAAGAGCCGAAGACACCGTTTGTGGCCACCTTCATCGGGGAATCTACGCTGATCGAGAGTGCCTCCGAGCTGAAGGGCTTCGAGGGCGCAGGCGACGGTAAGCCGACCAAGGCGCTGATCCGTCCCGAGTACATTGAGGTAGGCTACCTGCATGAATTCAAAATGGCTTCGGCCACGGAGCAGGGTACGGTCAAGCATCTGCATTTTCGCGGAAGTGAATGGCTCGTGGAGGTTGAGGTAAAGGGACATAAGCTGGTCACCTACCGCTCCCTGGAGAAAGAAACGCTGACTCCGGGCCAGGAGATATCCGTGCTGGTACACCGCGCTTACCTGTTCAATGAGGAGCGGAGCTGGATTCAGGAGAATGGACTGAAGAAAGATCCGATGCCTGTATTTATCTAAAAAATAAATGATGTGGGATGTGTCGCCGGTATGAGGCTTATCAGAAGGAGCAGACAACTGCACGGATGGCTGACGGTCTTACTGCTGGCGGTGTTCGCCCTGACCGCTGCCGGTTGCGGGAATGAGCAGCAGGCTGCGGGAGAGGCAGGTGCGCCTCCGCAGGGAGATCTGACGCTTGTGGTGGGTGCCTATAGCGTGGTGAAGGATGCCATGGGCGAGATTCTCCCCGGGTTCGCGGAGAAGTGGAAGGCGGATACCGGTCAATCGATCGTATTCCAGCAGTCCTATGAGGCTTCCGGTACCCAGGCGCGGGCGATTGCCGGCGGTTTCGAGGCGGATGTCACGCTGCTTGCCATGGAAGGCGATGTCGGGAAGCTGGTCAAGGCCGGTCTGGTGGAGAAGGACTGGAAGCAGCGCGGCGGTGAGGCGGGCATGGTGACGCGGTCGGTTGTGGCTCTGGGAACGCGGGAGGGCAATCCGAAGGGGATTCATGGTTTTGCCGATCTGGCGAAGCCGGGGGTGAAGGTGCTCTACCCTAATCCGAAGACCTCCGGCGGTGCCCAGTGGGACATCAACGCAATCTACGGGGCTGGCTTGAAGCGTTCGGAGGAGCAGGAGGGGGCGAAGGACCCTGCGGCGGCCAAGGCTTTTCTGGAGAGCATACACCGAAACGTCGAATCTCTGGATAAAAGCGGGCGGGCCTCGATGGCTGCCTTCGAGTACGGGGTGGGCGATGTAATCGTCACTTATGAGAATGAGCTGCTGGCGCGGATTGCCGAGGGTGTGAAGTATGAGGTGGTCATCCCGAAGAATACGATCCTGATCGAGAATCCTGCGGCCGTGGTGGATAAGTATGCGGATAAGCATGGTACCCGTGCAGCCGCAGAAGCGCTGGTCGATTATCTGACAACGCCTGAGGCACAGGAGATATTCGCCAAGTTCGGCTTCCGTCCCGTGAACCAGCAAGTCTACGCGGCACATGAGAGCCAGTATCCGGTTCCTGCCGGACTGTTCGACATCAGCTATCTTGGCGGCTGGGAGGAAGTCCGCACCACGTTATACTCCAAGCGGGGCATATGGTATCAGGTGCTGGCCGGGATCTAGACTGGCTAGGCTGATAGATGGAGCAGAGTGCGATTAGCAGACATGTGCTTAGGTGCAGTGCGAGGGATAATGAGAGCTGTTCTCCGGCCGGATGAGGCTGAAGGACAGCTCTTTGCCGTTCTTATGGGCCAGTGTGCAAAGGACCGGCTCCTGTTCTATAATAAACTGACAGATATTCGAGAAAAAGACGATGAGGTGGGCGGGCATATGGATACATTAGTGTTCCTCGGAACAGGGGATGCCATGGGCGTACCCCGGGTCTACTGTGATTGTGAGACCTGCACGGAAGCGAGAATCACCGGGCGCAACAACCGCCTGCGTTCTTCTGTGCTTATAGATAACGGCAGCGGCTTCCTGGCGATCGACTGCGGACCGGACTGGCGGCGGCAGATGGAGCTGCAGGGACACCGTACCATGAAGCGTCTGCTCGTGACACATGCGCATTTCGATCATATCGGCGGGCTGCCGGAGTGGGCCGACAGCTGCCGCTGGATGGGCTTCCGGGGCGAGCTGTACGCTCCGGCAGAGGTTATTCCTGTCATTCAGCGGCAATACCCGTGGCTCACCGGACATATCGACATGATTCCTTGCGATGACGGCATCACATTGGACGGCTGGCAGATTTCGACTTGGCGGGTCAACCATGGCAAGAATGGTTATTCCTACGCCTACCGGCTGGAGAAGGAGGACTATGTCTGGGTGTACTGCCCGGACTCGATCTCTCTGACCACGGAGGAAACCAGGCGTATGCATGGAGCGGACCTGCTGGTGCTGGGAACCAGCTTTTATTACGAGGCAGCTGAATTGTCCACCCGCTCTGTGTATGATATGACCGAAGCCGCCGACCTGCTGGAGACCGTTCAGCCGCGCCATGCGGTCTACACACATATGTCGCATGACATCAATCTGGACAAGGATTATATTCTGCCTGAGAAGGTTACGCTTGCTGTGACGGGGATGAGGCTTCCGCTGTACCGGGAGGAGTTCTAAGCAGCATAGTAGTGCGGGAGTTGTGTGATGTCACTTAGGATGTGTGCAATTTGAATTAGTGAGTTGGAGTGCCGAGAGGAGCTGGTTGTGATGATCAAAGGTTTCGGAGGTATCTTCTGGAGGACCGGAAATCTTGAAGCGGTGAAGAAATGGTACAGTGAGGCACTGAAGCTTGAAATCGACAGTTGGAACGGGACTGTAATCAGACCCGGGTCAGGCAATGAGACGGTCTTGTCCTTCTTCAGTGAGCATGATCCTTATTTCCCGGCAGAGCAACAGGTGATGTTGAATTTCCAGGTTCATGATCTGGACGAGGTTATCAAGCATCTGGAGCAGATAGGCGTACCGCTTGCCAAGAACAAAGAGAGTAGCGAATTCGGACAATTTGTTTGGATTACAGACCCTGACGGGCGGCTGGTTGAGCTTTGGGAGAAATAAAGCCGAAATACGCTCCTCATAGAGCAGACAGGTTTGATTACTGCTGCTGTATGGGGAGTTTTTATTATGCTTTTCAGCCCCAAGACCGACATGGGAATCAGCCCCCCGCCGCTGGGTCCCTTACCTGGGGTCTAGTAAACTAGAGACATCGGAGCCGCAGAGAGTGGGCCCACCACGAGCCCCTCTTCCAGTTTTATGTATATGATGTGTTTATTTCTTTATTTTCAAAAAGAGAAGGAGGCACTATACTATAACGATGTTCCATAATCCAATCAATCGATCATCGTGGAGGTTTATGAATATGAGTAATGATTTCATTCCGATTATGCTAGATATTCCAGAGAGCTTTGAGACAGAGCGGCTGCTTGTCCGTGCTTTGCGGCCTGGAGACGGTAAGGAAATGAATGAAGCCATCCGGGAGAGTCTGGATGAGCTGAAGCCGTGGATGCCCTTTGCCCAGAGTATGCCGGCTGTGGAGGAAACGGAGCAATACGTCCGTGAATCGCAAGTAGCCTATCTGAAACGCACCACTTTGAATATGGAGGTTTTCCGTAAGGAGGACGGCAGATTCGTGGGCAATATAGGTCTGCATCATGTGGATTGGGATTGCCGCCAATTCGAAATAGGGTACTGGATCAGAAGCTCTTGCTCGGGCAAGGGATACATGACGGAAGCGGTGAACGGAATTACAGATTTTGCAATCAGAGAACTTGGAGCAAGCCGGATTGAAATCCGGTGCAGTGCCCTTAACGGGAGAAGCGCGGCTGTCGCGGAGCGTGCCGGATTTACACTGGATGGTATTTTGCGCAAAAGCACCCGTGAGTCGGACGGGGAGCTCCATGACAGCAAGGTATATGCCAAGGTGCGGGGTGCTGAATTCTAAAGAGGAGCTGATGATGTGAAGAAGAAAGGCGCTTTTACCAGATTAAGTACATACATGCTTAGGCATAAGCTAATTTATGCTGTATTGCTCTTGGTGACGTTGTTCAGTATTGTGCTCGATCTTACGATGGCCTGGTTCCTGGCCCGGATTACGGATGCGGCGGTCCGGCTGGATGTGGAGGCGTTCAAGGGGCTTACCTGGTTCGGGATTCTTTTCTTGCTGGTTACGGGATTGAATACCTTCGTCAGTGCGTATCTCAAGACCAATGTATCGGCCAAAATCAGAAATGAGCTGCGCCAGGATATGATGGGACATACGCTGGCCTTGCCGCAGTCTTATTTCGACCGCAATCATTCGGGTGATTTGTTGTCCCGGTTCACGAATGACAATCAGTCGGTGGGGGAAGCCTGCGGGCAGGTGATGCTGGATCTGCTGCGCAACCCGCTGCTGGCGGTAGCCTCCTTCGGTTATCTGCTCTATATTAACTGGCTGCTGGCGCTGATCTGCCTGTCCATCGGGCCGCTGCTGTTCCTGACCGGTAAAATCTTCGGCAATGCGATGCGCATCAACAGTGTGCGGGTGCAGGAAAGTATGAGCCGGACGACGGCTTTTCTGAACGATATTCTGGGCAGCAGTATGGTGTTCAAGGCCTTCTCCATGGAGCGCAGGCTGCAGAAGCAATATGTGGGCTACAGTGAGGATATTGCCTCAGGGGAGAAAAAGAAAGCAAGAATCGAAGGCGCAACCGGAGCGATCTCCTCCTTGCTGGGGAATCTGACCTTCCTGCTGGCGCTGGTGATTGCCGGGTGGTTCGTGGCGAATGGAAGACTTGAGGTCGGGGCGATGATCGCCTTCATTCAGCTGATGAACTATCTGGTGGGTCCGTTCTCGTCCCTGCCGGGCCTGGTCGCTTCCATGCAGCAGTCGCTGGGTGCAGCGGAGCGGATCTTCGAGGTGATGGATGCGCCTGCGGAGGTTGAGGTGCTGCCAGAAGTCCGGGCGGAGCTGCCGGGATTCGGGGAGCTTCGGCTTGCAGAGGTATCATTTAGCTATCCGGGAAGTGAGAAGCAGAGCCTGAACAAGGTCAGTCTGGAGCTAAGATGCGGACAACAAATGGCCGTAGTAGGTCCGAGCGGCGGCGGGAAATCTACTCTGTTCAAGCTGCTGCTTGGTTTCTATCAGACAGATGCGGGTGAGGCTGCGATCAACGGCCGTCCGATCAGCGGAATACCGCTTGCAGAGCTGCGGAGCTACTTCGCCTATGTACCTCAGGAGTCGGGCCTGTATTCCGGGAGTATCCGGGACAATATCGAGAGCGGCAAGCCTGGTGCGTCAGATGAAGAGATTGTTGAGGCGCTGCGGCAGGCGAATGCGTATGAGTTCGTGATGGAGCTGCCGGAAGGCATACACACGGATATCGGTGAGCATGGCTCCCGGTTGTCCGGCGGCCAGAGACAGCGGCTGTCCATTGCCAGAGCGATGCTCAAAAATGCGCCGATTCTGCTGCTGGATGAAGCTACGGCTGCTCTCGACAATGAGTCGGAGCGAATGGTCCAGCAGGCGATCCGTAAGCTCATGAACGATAAGACAACGCTTGTGATCGCCCATCGGCTCTCAACGATCCAGAATGCCGATGTCATACTG is a window of Paenibacillus sp. FSL H3-0469 DNA encoding:
- a CDS encoding GNAT family N-acetyltransferase yields the protein MLTFELARPQDAAMLADVQKRTFDDDARRYQDKEEDGPPGYDSVSWQIGQMQQSHYYKLLKDGEIVGGMIIFPSSSEEECHLGRIFIDPLCQNQGFGHEALHFLFVQYPAAKRWTLDTPSWAVRNHHFYEKHGFIRTGEIYDAESSQSIWEYERTHPLT
- a CDS encoding NAD(P)-dependent oxidoreductase, coding for MEMKHIGFIGLGTMGAPMASNLLRSGFEVTVYNRTAAKCKPLEQEGAKTAATPQAAAEGKDVIITMISNDDSIREVFYGDDGILATLQPGTTVVDSSTISPGLAKEIAAEVEARGGSFLDAPVTGSKPAAIDGTLVFMVGGHAEVIEKHRDLFDSMGRLLLHMGANGSGAVAKLAHNAMVGIHNVALAEGFSIAVKSGVPADKFLELVKNGSAGSKQAELKGQKIIDGDFSNQFSLALMLKDLKLASSLSDSTGVPSPMLGVAKSMFQAGFNHGYGDEDLSAVVKSYEDWIGKKIGEGN
- a CDS encoding glucose-6-phosphate isomerase — its product is MSKKINFDYTKALSFFSQTEIDYFAAPVKLAHEQLHNKSGAGSDYLGWIDLPTAYDKEEFARIQQAAKKIQSDSEVLIVIGIGGSYLGARAAIEALSHSFYNNLSKDKRKTPEVYFAGNNISSTYITHLLDLVEGKDFSVNVISKSGTTTEPAIAFRIFRAALEKKYGKEEARKRIYATTDKEKGALKKLANEEGYESFIIPDDVGGRYSVLTPVGLLPIAVAGINIEEMMQGAAAAADEFNNPDVATNQSYQYAAVRNALYRKGKTTEILVNYEPSLHFVSEWWKQLYGESEGKDFKGIYPSSVDFSTDLHSMGQFIQEGNRNIFETVIQVEKVQHHVTIENDPDDLDGLNFLTGQTMDFVNKKAFQGTMLAHTDGQVPNLIVTIPDQTPYTFGYLVYFFEKACGISGYLLGVNPFDQPGVEAYKKNMFALLGKPGYEKEKAELEARLTE
- a CDS encoding YigZ family protein, translating into MLEQYRTVRTPGSLEVVIRKSRFIGHVMPVENEEEAVQFIDSIKKQHWNATHNCSAYMIGERDEIQRQSDDGEPSGTAGKPILEVIRSQQVKNVAIVVTRYFGGIMLGAGGLIRAYTDGAVLALEAGEVITRVLRREVFVEIEYTWLGKVENALRSRNIQTGETLFTDKVTLLCLPRNDEGDAFIAWITDLTEGQSLVTEGRRLYYSEGE
- a CDS encoding TetR/AcrR family transcriptional regulator, encoding MARRAVEQELSRERILEAARHLFITKGYRAISMRSIGQHLGYSHGSLYYHFKEKAELFYAIVVEDFNHVASLLNEAMTTPPEEGMTRVEQLIMEFIRFGLDHPYQYEIMFMIRDEELLAYCRAEQGRCFELFASIVRRHMKEEGYVSEDWQKVPLTLFLSAHGFISYYIQDKVLFEDVKQAALTHVKVLSRSL
- a CDS encoding secondary thiamine-phosphate synthase enzyme YjbQ — encoded protein: MLHTMEITTSKRDEMRDITREVQAYVKNSGVLNGLLIVYCPHTTAGIAINENADPDVKRDVLMRLDEVYPWEHPKYRHAEGNTASHLKSITAGPSQTLIIHEGAVLLGRWQGIYFCEFDGPRQRQCHLKIMEG
- the cysT gene encoding sulfate ABC transporter permease subunit CysT, whose amino-acid sequence is MNSLIRHKGWTWGFRSTVVLYFVILIVLPILGVYYNSFSSGLGSFTESVSDPIAWKSVLLTLKLAVIAALTNVLLGTMIAWVLIRYKFRGRALLNSLVDLPFALPTAVGGLMILLLLGPGSLIGGLAESLGFTIVFHQPAIVIAMVFVTFPFVIRAVQPLLEELDASEEEAAYTMGAKPSRVFFQIILPSMAPGMIGGGMLAFSRALAEFGAVVLVAGNIPGRTLVSSVYIFGEVESDNPAGAAAVSIILLTLSFLILWLISLMQMRGRRS
- a CDS encoding sulfate ABC transporter permease subunit; its protein translation is MRRLWIGLTYLVFFILIAAPLGRMTMGAFSEGWSGFWNALTRPEALHALLMTGYVVGVVTLLNTLFGIMTALYLVRANWLGRRLKSLLNSIVDLPYAVSPVIGGLMIVLLLGPDSALGALFEQIGVKIVYAFPGMVIATLFVTFPLMVREVMPVLQEIGSQQEEAASTLGAYGWTTFWKVTWPSIRWAVIYGVILTVARSLGEFGAVLVVSGNIMNRTQTATTLVYQDVENFNVTAAGGIALVLAAFSAGLLLLMEWSKRRKGGH